From Pogoniulus pusillus isolate bPogPus1 chromosome 17, bPogPus1.pri, whole genome shotgun sequence, the proteins below share one genomic window:
- the LOC135183214 gene encoding feather keratin 1-like, with protein MSCFRPCPPRSCGNCGPTPLASSCSKPCFARCADSTVAIEASPVVVTLPGPILTSFPQNTAVGSSLSAAVGSSLSTGGVPISSGSSFGLSGSGLCLPVPRCNLNC; from the coding sequence ATGTCTTGCTTCAGACCCTGTCCTCCACGCTCCTGTGGCAACTGTGGCCCAACCCCgcttgccagcagctgcagcaagcccTGCTTCGCCCGCTGCGCCGACTCCACGGTGGCCATCGAGGCTTCCCCGGTGGTGGTGACCCTGCCGGGCCCCATCCTCACCTCCTTCCCTCAGAACACAGCCGTGGGATCCTCTCTgtcagctgctgtgggcagctcgCTCAGCACCGGTGGGGTTCCCATCTCTTCGGGCAGCTCCTTCGGTCTGAGCggctcagggctgtgcctgcctgtCCCCCGCTGCAATCTCAACTGCTGA
- the LOC135183220 gene encoding olfactory receptor 12D1-like, which yields MLNKTEVSDFILLGLTARQGLQHFFFISFLLLYLTTLVGNGAILTLVVLEPRLHTPMYFFLGNLSCLDIFYSTATVPKMLTGLLFGHQPISFAGCLAQLHFFHFLGSTEAVLLATMAYDRYRAICHPLHYALVITPWTCLLLAAASWSSGFVHALMHSVMTSQLSFCGHNHVHHFFCDIKPLLNLACSSTRLNMTLLNVVLGPFILIVLSYFYIISSIFQEVQSQEGRRKSFSTCASHLTVVALFYIPVLFNYTPPSSGSSLERDVQVSLIYSAVTPALNPLVYTLRNQEVRRSALKKMLEKKFFPGGK from the coding sequence ATGCTGAACAAGACAGAGGTCAGTGATTTCATCCTCTTGGGCCTCACCGCtaggcaggggctgcagcacttttTCTTCATCTCCTTTCTCTTGCTCTACTTGACCACTCTCGTGGGGAATGGGGCCATTTTGACCTTGGTGGTGCTTGAGCCACGGCTCCACACACCCATGTACTtcttcctgggaaacctgtccTGCCTGGACATCTTCTACTCCACAGCCACTGTTCCCAAGATGCTGACTGGCTTGCTCTTTGGGCATCAGCCCATCTCCTTTGCTGGGTGCTTGGCCCAGCTCCATTTCTTCCACTTCTTGGGCAGTactgaagctgtgctgctggccaccatgGCTTATGACCGTTACAGGGCCATTTGCCACCCTTTGCACTACGCCCTCGTCATAACCCCCTGGACTTGTCTGCTGCTGGCCGCAGCCAGCTGGTCCTCTGGTTTTGTGCATGCCCTGATGCACTCAGTCATGACCTCTCAGCTGAGTTTCTGTGGTCACAACCATGTTCATCACTTCTTCTGTGACATCAAGCCCCTGTTGAATTTGGCCTGCAGTAGTACCAGACTCAACATGACCCTCCTCAATGTTGTTCTAGGCCCCTTCATTCTCATAGTCCTCTCCTACTTCTACATAATTTCCTCCATCTTCCAGGAAGTCCAGAGCCAGGAAGGAAGACGGAAGTCCTTCTCCACCTGTGCCTCCCACCTCACTGTTGTTGCATTATTTTACATACCAGTGCTCTTCAACTACACTCCACCCTCCTCAGGAAGCTCTCTGGAAAGGGATGTGCAAGTGTCTCTCATTTACAGTGCTGTCACTCCAGCTCTGAACCCCCTGGTCTACACTCTTAGGAACCAGGAGGTGAGGAGATCAGCCCTGAAAAAAATGTTagagaaaaaattctttcctggaGGAAAGTGA